Proteins from a single region of Pseudopedobacter saltans DSM 12145:
- a CDS encoding TlpA family protein disulfide reductase, which produces MKKLLPLIFIFFLPFCLLGQNKVPKVNEESIIIDELGNQYSYTQWRNILMRQEHYLQFRSRENDKDIFVIRKYTEEQKEKRMAAAPKPKSSPSFTEGYAFKYFNMRTLDGQKIKAKDLSGKVLVFNFWFINCPPCRAEIPELNRLVDRYKNDKDVMFLGVALDEKADLEEFFKKNPFNYIQLRWGRDISSSQGVKSYPTHLVVDKEGKIQFSGQGLSVNTVYWIDKTIKEVL; this is translated from the coding sequence ATGAAAAAATTATTGCCCTTAATTTTCATTTTCTTTTTGCCCTTTTGTTTATTGGGTCAAAACAAAGTGCCCAAAGTAAATGAGGAGTCAATTATTATAGACGAATTGGGAAACCAATATAGTTATACACAATGGAGGAATATTTTAATGAGGCAAGAGCATTACTTGCAATTTAGAAGTAGAGAAAATGATAAAGATATTTTTGTTATAAGGAAATATACCGAAGAACAAAAAGAGAAGAGAATGGCCGCCGCTCCAAAGCCAAAGTCAAGTCCGTCATTTACAGAGGGTTACGCTTTTAAATATTTTAATATGAGAACTTTAGACGGTCAGAAAATAAAAGCAAAAGATCTGTCTGGAAAAGTGTTAGTTTTCAATTTCTGGTTTATAAATTGCCCTCCTTGCAGAGCCGAGATTCCGGAGCTTAATCGTTTGGTAGATCGGTATAAAAATGATAAAGATGTTATGTTTTTAGGCGTGGCATTGGACGAAAAGGCTGATTTGGAAGAATTTTTTAAAAAGAACCCTTTTAATTATATTCAATTGAGATGGGGACGAGATATTTCTTCTAGCCAGGGTGTAAAATCTTACCCTACTCATCTTGTTGTAGATAAAGAAGGTAAAATACAATTTAGTGGACAAGGTTTATCCGTAAATACAGTCTATTGGATAGACAAAACTATAAAAGAGGTGCTGTAA
- a CDS encoding AAA family ATPase, which translates to MTNNLNDLGVRPIKIAIVGPESSGKSTITQGLAEHFNSLWVPEYSRFYCANMNGECTIQDEENMFFGQIALEDAISSVAKSGLLFCDTTFMTVKVWCEHQFGLCPDVVSKEMPKRLYDFYILLKNDLPWEDDPLRNFKGMGDHFFDIWKKELENINAKYLEVGGIEDRLENAINAVNAFLNTIDQ; encoded by the coding sequence ATGACTAATAATCTTAATGACTTGGGGGTAAGACCTATTAAAATAGCGATTGTCGGTCCTGAATCGTCAGGAAAGAGCACCATTACACAAGGACTTGCCGAGCATTTTAATAGTTTGTGGGTCCCTGAATATTCGCGGTTCTATTGTGCAAATATGAACGGGGAGTGTACAATACAAGACGAAGAGAATATGTTTTTTGGGCAAATTGCTTTAGAAGATGCCATATCCTCCGTTGCAAAGAGTGGCTTGCTTTTTTGCGATACGACTTTTATGACCGTTAAAGTTTGGTGCGAACATCAATTTGGCCTATGCCCTGATGTTGTCTCGAAGGAGATGCCTAAAAGATTATACGATTTCTATATTTTATTAAAAAATGATCTCCCTTGGGAAGATGATCCACTCCGCAATTTCAAAGGAATGGGAGATCATTTCTTCGATATCTGGAAAAAAGAACTTGAAAACATAAATGCAAAATATTTAGAAGTAGGAGGAATAGAAGACAGATTGGAAAATGCGATCAACGCCGTGAATGCATTCCTAAACACGATTGACCAATAA
- a CDS encoding DEAD/DEAH box helicase yields MLRVDSHKPCQLVYSLAKHDFLGYLIEPHIVQLNPNGSFSLTHQRIFSNTAEEFKKHITEEDFKIIKILDGLEQGAIIKKIYKKNIRPLEFFTKHWDDKSYDTIRPKLEKKIAEAIPLLKDKQVFLMSKEGWPVERKVEITEEPATILFHFRRNEIETRYFPTIKYQGLRVEFMFKDAQIVSNNPALLLVENSLYYFDQNLEGKKLQPFLNKRYISIPKSSEQTYFEKFVSPLIEKHHVYAEGFTINTEKYQAVPVLKVVYVPEGISELQLYFRYANYVFPAGNNTEVSVKMERHGDDYLFHRIKRSLKWEKDRIEELTSLGLKKNSNLFIHFEVDQNEENIDKSFSVFDWISENHDRLIEKGYVFEADTSAQKYIIGTNKIDLEIQENNDWFDINAIVHFGIYKIPFIQLKNHILNKKREFTLPNGEIAIIPEKWFSQYGNLLSFSEGTDHLQLKKLHVGLVHDFASSELASVTMDRKLQRLTDFEHIEEVEGPIGFHGNLRPYQHAGYNWFHFLQKYNFGGCLADDMGLGKTIQTLALLQKSKEIQEEQRIHTTSLIVMPTSLIYNWINEAKKFTPQLKIYTHTGSGREKNIDHLSQFDVVITTYGISRIDIDLLKEMYFNYIILDESQNIKNPTSKAFKAIKQLNSRYKLILSGTPVENTVNDLWTQMSFINPGLLGSQSFFQSEFVQPIEKKKDEEKAHKLQALIKPFVMRRTKEQVASELPPKTENIFFSEMTEDQADFYEKTKSEYRNELLKSIENGEFSKSPVQMLQGLTKLRQIANHPVLINHEYEGESSKFTDVIYKLQSVIEAGHKVLVFSQFVKQLDLYRNYFDKNHIAYSYLDGSTQQRGKVVEEFKNDKNIQVFLISIKAGGVGLNLTEADYVFILDPWWNPAIEQQAIDRSHRIGQTKNVFIYKFITKDTVEEKILALQNRKLTVAKSLITTEESFIKSLSEEDIKEILG; encoded by the coding sequence ATGTTGAGAGTAGATAGCCATAAGCCCTGCCAGTTAGTTTATTCATTAGCCAAACATGATTTTCTGGGCTATTTAATAGAGCCGCATATCGTACAGTTGAATCCGAATGGTAGTTTTTCCCTTACTCATCAAAGAATTTTTTCAAATACTGCTGAGGAATTTAAAAAGCACATTACAGAAGAAGATTTCAAAATCATAAAAATATTAGATGGTTTAGAACAAGGAGCTATCATAAAAAAGATCTATAAGAAAAACATTCGACCTCTGGAGTTCTTCACAAAGCATTGGGACGACAAATCCTATGATACAATCAGGCCGAAACTGGAGAAGAAAATTGCAGAAGCAATCCCTTTGTTAAAAGATAAGCAGGTATTCTTAATGAGTAAAGAAGGTTGGCCGGTAGAAAGAAAAGTGGAAATTACGGAAGAGCCCGCTACCATTCTGTTTCATTTTAGAAGAAATGAAATAGAAACAAGATATTTTCCAACCATCAAATATCAAGGTTTAAGGGTAGAATTTATGTTTAAAGATGCCCAAATCGTATCAAACAATCCTGCTTTACTACTTGTAGAGAATTCTCTCTACTATTTCGACCAAAATCTGGAAGGTAAAAAACTACAACCTTTTTTAAACAAGAGATATATTTCTATTCCAAAATCTTCAGAGCAAACTTACTTTGAAAAGTTTGTTTCGCCATTAATAGAAAAGCATCATGTTTATGCCGAAGGTTTTACGATAAACACAGAAAAATATCAGGCTGTCCCTGTTCTGAAAGTGGTATACGTTCCTGAAGGTATTTCCGAACTTCAGCTCTATTTCCGATATGCCAATTATGTTTTTCCGGCAGGGAACAATACAGAAGTGAGCGTAAAAATGGAAAGACATGGAGACGACTACCTATTTCATCGCATAAAAAGGTCTTTAAAATGGGAAAAAGATAGAATTGAAGAACTTACTTCTCTTGGACTGAAAAAAAACTCAAACTTATTTATCCATTTCGAAGTAGATCAAAATGAGGAAAACATAGACAAATCTTTCAGCGTTTTTGATTGGATAAGCGAGAATCACGATCGATTGATAGAAAAAGGCTATGTATTCGAAGCCGATACAAGCGCTCAGAAATATATCATAGGAACCAACAAAATAGATCTGGAAATTCAGGAAAACAATGACTGGTTCGACATTAATGCGATTGTACACTTTGGCATTTATAAAATCCCATTTATCCAACTTAAAAATCATATTCTAAACAAAAAGAGAGAATTTACCCTGCCCAATGGGGAAATAGCTATTATTCCCGAAAAATGGTTCTCTCAATATGGCAATCTACTCTCTTTTTCAGAGGGGACTGATCATCTCCAACTGAAAAAGCTTCACGTGGGCCTCGTTCATGACTTTGCAAGTAGCGAATTGGCCAGCGTAACTATGGACAGAAAACTGCAACGTCTGACAGATTTCGAACATATTGAAGAGGTTGAGGGACCAATAGGTTTCCATGGTAATTTAAGGCCATACCAGCATGCGGGATATAACTGGTTTCACTTTTTGCAGAAATATAATTTTGGGGGATGCCTGGCAGACGATATGGGATTAGGAAAAACAATCCAGACCCTGGCTTTACTACAAAAAAGCAAAGAAATACAAGAAGAGCAGAGGATTCACACAACATCCCTGATCGTGATGCCTACGTCTTTAATTTACAATTGGATAAACGAGGCTAAAAAGTTCACTCCACAACTAAAGATTTATACACATACCGGCTCCGGTCGAGAAAAAAACATAGATCATTTAAGTCAATTTGACGTAGTAATAACCACTTACGGAATCAGTAGAATTGATATAGACCTTCTAAAAGAGATGTATTTTAACTACATTATTCTGGACGAAAGTCAGAACATCAAAAACCCAACTTCGAAGGCTTTTAAAGCTATAAAACAGCTAAATTCAAGATATAAACTGATTTTATCAGGAACTCCGGTAGAAAATACGGTTAACGATTTATGGACGCAAATGTCATTTATTAACCCCGGATTATTGGGTTCGCAGTCATTTTTTCAATCAGAATTTGTTCAGCCTATCGAAAAAAAGAAAGACGAAGAGAAAGCGCACAAATTGCAGGCTCTCATCAAGCCTTTTGTTATGCGAAGAACAAAGGAGCAGGTTGCTTCTGAATTACCTCCAAAAACCGAAAATATCTTCTTCAGTGAAATGACTGAAGATCAGGCTGACTTTTATGAAAAAACGAAATCTGAATACAGAAATGAACTGCTAAAATCCATCGAAAACGGCGAATTCTCGAAGTCTCCCGTACAAATGCTCCAGGGTTTAACCAAGTTAAGACAGATTGCAAATCATCCGGTTTTAATAAACCACGAATATGAAGGTGAATCCAGTAAATTTACCGATGTGATTTACAAGCTTCAAAGTGTTATCGAAGCCGGACATAAAGTGCTCGTCTTCTCACAATTTGTTAAACAGCTGGATCTTTATAGAAATTACTTTGATAAAAACCATATCGCTTATTCTTATCTTGACGGTTCGACACAACAAAGAGGGAAAGTTGTGGAAGAATTTAAAAATGATAAAAACATTCAGGTTTTTTTAATATCGATAAAAGCGGGCGGTGTAGGATTAAACCTTACGGAAGCAGATTATGTCTTTATACTTGACCCGTGGTGGAACCCCGCTATTGAACAACAGGCAATTGACAGAAGCCATAGAATCGGACAAACTAAAAATGTATTTATCTATAAATTTATCACCAAAGATACCGTGGAAGAAAAGATTCTGGCTTTACAAAACAGGAAACTGACGGTAGCGAAATCGTTAATTACAACAGAGGAAAGCTTTATAAAATCATTATCCGAAGAAGACATTAAAGAGATATTAGGTTAG